The Paenibacillus wynnii DNA window GCGCACTTGCGGTAGGATACTTTGGAGACCCGCCATATTCACCGGTTGCGCAAATTCACGATCCGGTGGAAATCCCATGGCAATCAGACTGTCGGAAAGGTTAGTCTCCCCTGAGACAGCGGTTGGTATGCCGTGCATATAGGCTCCCTTGCCTTTTTCAGCTACAAACATTTCATCACGAGTGGGGTCATAAATGACACCGACAGTGATTTCTCCGCGAACAACCAACGCAATCGATACACAATAGAACGGAAATCCATGTACGAAATTAGTAGTTCCATCCACTGGATCAACGATCCACATATATTCATTCTCCCGTGCCTCTTCCAGAGCTGCAGCGGCTGCTGCCGCTCCCGGTTCAACGCTTTCTTCACCCAAAAAGGTATGATCGGGATAATGCGTAAGTACGAGTCTGCGGATCATTTGCTCAACGCCTTTATCGACCTCTGTCACCAGGTCTTGGGCGGAAGTTTTGGTTCCAAGGTCTTTTACCTGACCCTGTCTGCTTTTGATCCATTCTCCAGCCTTGGCAGCAGCATTAATCGCCACTGCTGTATGTCCTTTGCCTGAAACAACATAAGGCTCCCGTTCGGTTCGGCCATTTGGATTTGTAGGATTGATTGGATTCATATCTTCACTTCGCTTTCTTGTACATAGTCGTCGTATTAAGCTCACCGCGCTCCCTGCACGATGTTTACTTGGCATGAACGTTAACCGCCGATGATGTGATATCCCCCATCAACATGGATAACTTCTCCAGTAATTCCGCGGGACAGATGGCTCATCAAGAACATAGCCGTATCCCCTACCTCTGCTGTATCGGTGCCCCGCCGAAGAGGAGCTTTTTCCTCAACAATACGCAGAATCGAGTTGAAATCACTGATCCCCTTAGCGGCCAGCGTACGAATCGGTCCTGCCGAAATGGCATTGACACGAATATTGTCCGGTCCAAGATCACTTGCCAAATAACGAACCGATGCTTCAAGTGCGGCCTTGGCGACTCCCATAACGTTGTAGTTACGCATTACTCGTTCCGAGCCCATGTATGTCATTGTAATTATTGAACCGCCCTCAGTCATTAACGGATGCAGACGCTGGGCTACAGCCACCAGGGAATACGCGCTGATGTCATGAGCGAGTGCAAATCCAGCCCGTGAAGTATTCGCAAAGCGGCCTTCCAAATCTTCATCTTTGGCAAAAGCGATACTATGCACTATACCGTGCAGCTCGCCAAAGCGTTCCTCAAGCTCCGTCGCTAAGGTATCAATATCATTATCAACCGTTACGTCACATGGCAGGATAATTGAGCCCGGGAGTGTCTCCGCCAGCTTGCGTACGCGACTTTCTACCCGTTCATTCTCGTATGTAAAAGCTAGGCGTGCGCCCTGATCTGACAAGCTCTGGGCAATGGCCCAGGCAATGCTCCGATCATTCGCCACGCCCATAACGACGATGTTTTTTCCGGTTAACATCTCTCCCATGTGTTAAACCCCTTTGAAAAGATTTGAGCTTCGGGCGCTAAAGTTTCATCCAACGTACCCTATTTCAGGATACATATCAAGTGGAGCCTTCGTAACTAATCCCCATGTTTATTCCAGTTTACGGATCGATATTAACGCTGGCTCCGTCTAGCAAAGTAATTCCATTACCCACCTCTGCCAGCTCTTTCATGGCCTCCATCAGATCAAACAGTGCGCCATCCTTAGCTTTGGCCTCAATCATCACGTCAACGGCCGGAGTAGATGCAGCAATCCGTCTGAGAAAAGCAAGGATCGGTGCCGGCTCGACTCCTTCAGCATGACTTCGGGGGTCAGTAGGACTGCGAGGACTGGAGACATGAATCTTGGGAGGCAGATGCTCTCCGGGACCGACATCCGTTAATGCGAGCGGACTCTGCCAGGTCTTCTGTATATCCTCCCATAATTCCCAAGGCAGTTCTCCCTCATTGTTCACCCACTGATGATGGATATCGAGGACCATTGGCAGCCCAAGTCCCTGGCATACCGCCAGTGTCTCAGGTGCGTTGAATGTCTTGTCATCATTCTCCAGTGTGATGCGTTCCCGCAATTCCAAGGGAAGATTGCCGAATTGTTCATGAAAACGAGCCGCTGCCGAAGGCTTGTCCCCATAAGCGCCCCCGATATGAATATTATTCTTAGCTGTACATGGCAAGTCCAGCGCTTTGAGCATCCGGGTATGGTGTTGTAAATCACGGATAGAACTGGACAACACTTCCGGTCGTGGAGTACTAAGGACCGTAAAATGATCAGGATGGAAAGAGACTCTGATCCCATGCTTTTTGATAAAGCTGCCTACTTCCTGAAAGGCATCCGCCAGCGCCGCAAAAGGATTCCAGTCCTGCAAATCAGGATGCGTAGCCAGCGGAATCAGCTTGGAGGTGAGGCGGTACACCTTAATATCAGACCCAACATTATGCCTAAGCAGACGATGGGTATTGTGCAGATTCATTCGGCCGATACTCTCTAGCCGTCTTACTGCCGCCTCACGGTCACCTATTTTGTTGAAGGATGCCATCGTCATGGTCTTGGATGGGGAGCAGTCTGGGATGACCGTCGACATTGCCACGTATCCAAATCGGACAATCATTTTTCTTCTCCAAAAAACATTTCAAAGGCTAGGGCAGTTTGCACCCGCGACTCTTCCTCCGTAAGCTTGCGTACAAGTTCCATTTCTACTGCCGTAATCTCATGACCTTGAAAATTAATCTCTGCGATGGACGCAGAGATTTTGACTATAGCTATAGCAACATTCTCCAGCGTATAGGCGATAACCTTTTGCCCGGTTGGAAAGACGCGAAATCCTGTCTTAACCATCTTGCAGCGTCCATATTCCAGCAGTTCGTAAAGCTCCTGCTCATTCTTAAATTTGCACACTGAATTAAATTCTGTTTGAAAGCCCATCATTTCTCTCCTTTCCGGCCGGGATAATCTCCCTATCAGCCCCTTATTGCTCGTTGTCGTACTTCAGACTTTGTTTGAATTCATAACGCTCCAGAGCAAGCTCTATCATACGGTCCAGCAGTGCTTTGTAAGAGAGGCCGGTTTCCCGCCACAACAGAGGATACATACTGAAAGGTGTGAAGCCCGGCATGGTATTGACCTCATTGATCAATATTTTGCCGTCAGACCTGCGCATAAAGAAATCTGCACGTGTTATTCCGCTACCTTCAATAGCTCTAAAAGCTGTTATTGCCGATTCCCTCAGGTGGTCCGCAACCTCACAGTCAACCGGAGCCGGAATAAGCATTTGCGATTTGCCATCAATATATTTTGCAGCATAATCGTAATATTCACCAGAAGAGACGATTTCACCCGGGACAGAAGCTTCAGGCTCATCATTGCCTAAGACACTAACCTCTAGTTCACGTGCGTCCACGAATTCTTCAATGATAACCTTTGTATCATATTTGAAGGCGAATTCAACAGCTTTGATCAGGCTTTCCTTATCAACGGCCTTGGAAATACCTACACTGGAGCCCAGATTGGCAGGTTTCACGAACACCGGATAACCCAGCTTATCCTCAACGTTTGTGATCAACTCATAGCCTTGGCGTTTCCATGCGCTAACACTGAAGTAGCAATACAGGCACTGATCAAGCCCAGCCTCTGCGAACAGCTTCTTCATTACTACTTTATCCATGCCGGCCGCCGAAGCAAGAACCCCTGCACCAACGTAAGGGATATTCGCCATTTCGAATAATCCTTGGATGGTTCCGTCCTCACCATGGGTACCATGTAAAAGAGGGAACATTACATCTACTGCTTTTTCCCCGCCGGACAATCCGCTGAATACTGCATTAAGGGCAGTGCCCATATCTTCTGGAGCGTCAGCAAGCTTGAGCTCTTCTATCCGGCCAAAAGGTGCCGACAGCGTCTTTCCAACCTTCCAAAGTCCCTGCTTAGTAATATAAAAAGGTACAATCTCGTATTTATCGTAGTCAAAAGCGTTCATAACTGCAAAAGCCGTCTGAAGCGATACTTCATGTTCTCCGGATTTGCCGCCGTACGTAAGTCCTACGGTTAGTTTTGGGTTCCCCATGCCATTAACCTCTTTCTGAATTATAAATAGTCATGAATATGAAAAAAACGGTACACGGTTCTGTCGTTCCACGCATAGGAATCACGATAATCCCAATACCGGTGACGGCTGCTGACCGTATGTGCATTGACCAGCGGCATTCCGCCTGCATCCAAGGCCGTAACAATCGTACTGTGTTGGTACTGACCATTCCCATCCCAATCGTATTGAATGACATCACCCAGCATAAGCTGTTCAGGACGCTCTACAACTTCTGCGCGCAGACCATTGCTTCGGCCTGTGCTTAAATAGCGCTGCAGACTGTCTGATACAGTCCAACTGAAGCTCCACCATTCCTGCTTTCCGGTATAACCTTTATACCACCAGCCCGTTTCCCTTTTACCAGTATAGTTGATAGGTGCCCCCCCTGCAAAGAGACATTGGGAGACATAATTCGTACAATCCACGGCAAAAGTCTCAAACTCCGGATTCCCTTCCTGCCACCAGCGGTCAGCATAAGCAGCAGCGGCCTGACGGTTGTAAAGAACCTCCCGATTACCTGAAATGCCTCCCAATAAGCTACGGTTAAGAAGCGGCTGCGGAAGCGGCATCGGTTCATGATCCCAGTCCGTAATTCTTTTGAAGGTATCCGCGGCAGGACGGCGGACGGCTTGACGTTCGGGAACAGCTCGCTCCACAGAGGCAACCTCCCACGTTTTTCCCTCGTGCACAAAGGTTAGCCGTTCTGAATTCACAATATCCTCCCGGTGGGTAATGCCCCCTTTTTCATAAAACAGGGCACTATGCAGTGATATCTCAGCAATCACCTCTGAAGGAGTCTCTCTTACAACCCTCAGGACTTTCACTCCAGTCTCACCGCGCAGAGGCTTGATGTCTCTGGCATCATACCACTCTTCCAGCCGTCTGCTCCGCTCCCCTTGCTCCATTAAAAAGCGTGGATCATTCACGGCTGTATGCTTAAGCTCTATCCGTGGCTCCACCCGCCCTCTATTGATTTGATCCACGTACAGATATAGACACTGTTTCCACTGTTGCTCCATAATAAGTTCCGCCCTTCTCTCCGGTTTGGCTGCTGTCCTATGTATATGAAGGCAATCATGGAGCTATACAGATAGAATGGATTCAAGAGGGAATTACTACACTTAAATATCCGCATCTTTCGGGCGAATTAGGAGTAAAAAAAACTTTACTCCCCTCTATGTAAACGTTATAATTATTGTAGATGCGATTTGAAATTGAGTTTCAACAGATGAAACAAGGAGGCGCATTTATGCCAAGCAAGGACCACTTCTCGCTGGCCCGTAACCTGGAGTCGGGCGGCAAGACTTACCGCTATTATGATCTTCAATCCCTTGAGGAACAAGGTCTCGGGGACATCACATCACTTCCTTTTTCCATTAAAGTACTGCTTGAAGCAGCTGTCCGCCAGTTCGATGGGCGCGCGATTACAGAAGATCATGTGAAGCAGCTGGCCGGATGGGCCGGCGGTGCAGACCGCAACAAGGAAATCCCTTTTATCCCGGCTCGTATAGTCCTGCAGGATTTCACGGGTGTACCGGTAGTTGTAGATCTTGCAGCTATGCGTGATACCGTTAAAAAGGCGGGCGGCGATCCGAAGACGATTAACCCGCTTGTACCGGTTGATCTCGTTATTGACCACTCTGTAATGGTTGATGCCTTTGGTACCGCGGATGCTTTGGATTACAACATTAATGTTGAATTTGAACGTAATGAAGAACGCTACCGCTTCCTGCGCTGGGCGCAGACAGCATTTAATAATTTCCGTGCAGTTCCTCCTTCCACCGGTATCGTTCACCAGGTAAATCTGGAGTATTTGGCTTCCGTGGCTACTACCAAAACCGTTGACGGCGAAACAGTCGTTTACCCGGATTCCCTTGTAGGAACTGACTCCCATACGACTATGATTAACGGTCTTGGTGTTGTCGGCTGGGGTGTGGGCGGTATTGAAGCAGAAGCAGGCATGCTCGGGCAGCCGTTGTATTTTGTCACACCGGATGTTGTTGGTTTCAAGCTTACCGGCAGCCTTATGGAAGGGGCTACTGCGACCGATTTGGCTCTGACCGTTACTCAAATGCTTCGTAAGAAAGGTGTCGTTGGCAAGTTCGTAGAATTCTACGGACCGGGACTCGCGAATATCAGTCTTGCAGATCGGGCAACAGTAGCCAACATGGCTCCAGAATACGGAGCTACCATTGGATTCTTCCCTGTAGATGATGAAACCTTGGCTTATTTGAGAAGCACAGGTCGCCCTGATGACTTGGTAGCCTTGGTAGAGAACTATTATAAGGCTCAAGGCATGTTCCGCACTTCGGATACTCCAGATCCACAGTTCAGCGACTTCATAGAGATGGATTTGGCTTCGGTTGTACCGAGTTTGGCAGGACCGAAACGCCCTCAAGACCGGATTGAGCTGACCCATATGAAGGAGAACTTCGAGGGCATCATCCGTACGCCTGTAGATAAGGGTGGCTATGGCCTCAGTGATGAGAAAATTGCCCAAACTGTTGATATTCAACATAAGAATGGCAGCTCAAGCAAGCTACGCACAGGTGCAGTAGTCATTGCAGCTATTACGAGCTGTACGAATACCTCTAACCCAAGTGTTATGCTGGGTGCTGGATTATTGGCTAAGAAAGCTGTTGAACGCGGACTTACCAAACCAGGTTATGTTAAGAGCAGCTTGACTCCGGGATCCCTTGTTGTAACAGAGTACCTGGAGAAAGCCAACTTGCTTAAGCCGCTTGAAGCCTTAGGTTTCTACGTAGCGGGTTACGGCTGTGCTACTTGTATTGGTAACTCCGGCCCGCTTCCGGATGAAGTTAGTCAGGCCATTATCGACAATGACATGACGGTAGCCGCTGTAATTTCCGGTAACCGGAACTTCGAAGGCCGTGTTCATGCTCAGGTTAAGGCCAACTATCTTGCTTCTCCGCCACTTGTCGTTGCTTATGCGCTGGCAGGTACAGTAGATATCGATTTGCAGACGGAACCGCTTGGATTTGATCCACAGGGAGAGCCTGTATTCCTCAAAGACATCTGGCCGTCCTCCGCAGAAATTCATGCAGCCATTAGCCAATCCCTTAGCCCGGAAATGTTCCGCCGCAAATATGAGAATGTGTTCACTGCTAATGAGCGTTGGAACTCCATTGCTGTACCAGAAGGCGAGCTGTACGAGTGGGATGACAATTCTACTTACATTCAGAATCCGCCATTCTTCGAGCATCTTGCAGATGGTCTTGGCGATATCGAAAATATCAGTAACTCGCGTGTACTGGCACTTTTGGCTGATTCCGTTACGACGGATCATATTTCGCCAGCCGGTAATATCTCTGCCTCCGGTCCAGCCGGCGAATATTTACGTGACCATGGCGTAGAGCGTGCAGATTTCAATTCCTACGGCTCACGCCGCGGAAATCATGAGGTCATGATGCGCGGTACGTTCGCCAATATCCGGATTCGTAACGCCGTTGCTCCAGGCACAGAAGGCGGAGTTACCACCTTCCTGCCGAGTGAGGAAGTAATGTCGATCTATGATGCTTCCATGCTGTACCAAGCCGCCGGCCAAAATCTCGTCGTAATTGCCGGTAAAGAATACGGTACAGGCAGCTCTCGTGACTGGGCTGCTAAGGGTACTCTCCTGCTGGGCGTTAAGGCGGTCATCGCTGAGAGCTTCGAGCGGATACACCGCAGTAATCTCGTGGGCATGGGTGTTCTTCCGCTGCAATTCCAGGAAGGTCATGGCTGGAGCAGTCTTGGTCTTACCGGTCGTGAGTCCTTTGACATTACCGGCCTGGATAACAATGTCCTGCCAAGTCAAGAGTTGACCGTTACTGCCACCCGTGAGGACGGTACGAAGTTCGACTTCCCTGTAATCGCACGGCTTGACAGCACGGTGGATATTGATTACTACCGGAACGGCGGCATTCTACAAACGGTACTTCGCCAAATGTTGGCGGATGCCACTTCTACAACAGAAGCATTACCTGTAGATTAATAATAATTCAGCGCTCCCTACTCAGGGACGCATTATAGCCCTCGAACCTTCCTGCCCGGAAGGTTCGAGGGCTATTTGTTATCGCTGCAGATAAAAATTAAGGAATCATCATACCCATTTCACCCGCAGCCTCAATTAGCACAGCTGCATAGTCAATCAGCGTCTCCTTAGAAAGACGGCTAACCGGTCCCGAAAGCGACAAAGCCGCCACTACATTTCCGCTTCGACCGACAATAGGTACAGCTACAGCGGCGGCACCGGGCTCCCGCTCCTCGAGACTGGTCGCATAACCCAACCTCGTGATGTCTTTCAACTGTTTAGCATAGACCATTCGATCTACAGTTGAAGGCCAATCCTGTCCCTCCAGCAACGCCTTCTGCACCTCAGGAGGAGCATAAGCTGCCAGTACTTTGCTTGATGCTCCTACAGATAAAGGAAGCCTTGCGCCAATCTGTGCGACACGCCGTATGGCCTGTTGACTCTGAACAGCCTGAATGCGTACCCGTTCGGTTCCATCACGCAGATATAAACTAACCGTCTCACCAAGCCGGTCCCGCAGCCGTTCCATAGCGGGAAGCAACAATGCAGCAGGTTCATCAAAGGCCGGGAGATGCGTTGACAACTCCCAGATGCGAATACCTAACCGATACTTCTCGGTTGCCGGATTGCGAATGAGAAACCCCTTCTCCTCCAGAGTGGTAAGCAGCCTATGTACAGTACTCTTATGAAGTCCAATTTGCGACGCGATCTCCGTTAATCCCAGATCACTTTCCCGTGTAAAACATAGCAATATATCCAGCGCCCGTTCTACAGCGCGTACTGTAAGTTTCCGGTCTTCCACAACGATCTCCCCTTCATTGTTTCATCAAATGAAACACGGTTACATTATTTCATATAATCATATTAGTGCAAAGGTCTGCGAAAAGTCCAGTATATTCGGCGGACGGAAAACCTTGGGTTCTAGTTTACATTTACATTACAAATGGGGCGAATTCATTGACTTTGTAAGGACATGAACATACGATTAATTATATAAACTTTTAGGAGGGGACCCTATGGATCTGGTAACTGCCCACACACGCTCACCTGTCTCCCGGAAACCCACTAAACTTACTGATGATGCCTTTCCTTCGCTTCCCCTAGGGAGGATTCGACTTAAACATATTATAGTAGCGCTGCTGCTATCGGTATTTTTCTTCTTTGTATTCTGCTTTATTTCATTGCACGCTTATATTGCGTGGGTGTTGTCCAACCCGACAGTAGCCCCCCTTTATTCTAACCCGGCCATAGCCAAGGGTCTGCAATATGAGGAAGTATCCTTCCGGGCGCTAGACGGCAGCCGTAACATGCAGGGCTGGTATATCCCGGCAAAAGGTGCCACCAAAACCATCGTGTTCAGTCATGGCTATGGTGCCAACCGTGAAGAAACGTGGGTACCGATGTACGATCTGGCTCATTATGCCCACCGTCTTAATTTCAATGTGGTGATGTTCGATTATGCATTCGCTTCCCAGACTAACAAAGATCTAGCTACCGGGGGCAAAAAGGAATCCCAGCAGCTGCTTGGCGCGATTCAATTTGCCAAAGAGCGCGGAGCCAAAGAAATCGTAGTATGGGGCTTCTCGATGGGGGCAGGAACCGCGCTCCAATCCGGCCTGGTCACAAAGGACGTTGATGCGATGATACTTGATAGCACCTTCTTGCTTG harbors:
- a CDS encoding D-alanine--D-alanine ligase, producing MGNPKLTVGLTYGGKSGEHEVSLQTAFAVMNAFDYDKYEIVPFYITKQGLWKVGKTLSAPFGRIEELKLADAPEDMGTALNAVFSGLSGGEKAVDVMFPLLHGTHGEDGTIQGLFEMANIPYVGAGVLASAAGMDKVVMKKLFAEAGLDQCLYCYFSVSAWKRQGYELITNVEDKLGYPVFVKPANLGSSVGISKAVDKESLIKAVEFAFKYDTKVIIEEFVDARELEVSVLGNDEPEASVPGEIVSSGEYYDYAAKYIDGKSQMLIPAPVDCEVADHLRESAITAFRAIEGSGITRADFFMRRSDGKILINEVNTMPGFTPFSMYPLLWRETGLSYKALLDRMIELALERYEFKQSLKYDNEQ
- a CDS encoding alpha/beta hydrolase, with amino-acid sequence MDLVTAHTRSPVSRKPTKLTDDAFPSLPLGRIRLKHIIVALLLSVFFFFVFCFISLHAYIAWVLSNPTVAPLYSNPAIAKGLQYEEVSFRALDGSRNMQGWYIPAKGATKTIVFSHGYGANREETWVPMYDLAHYAHRLNFNVVMFDYAFASQTNKDLATGGKKESQQLLGAIQFAKERGAKEIVVWGFSMGAGTALQSGLVTKDVDAMILDSTFLLEPDTLYHNIKQNIDLPRQPSLEIMELIFPVLNGTGLDQIPYAKVKSKDYPFPVLFLHGTKDEKAPYPIAEELAANQTHPYSESWIIEGSHHELLFREHPREYLRRVSAFLGNVQIAK
- a CDS encoding IclR family transcriptional regulator encodes the protein MEDRKLTVRAVERALDILLCFTRESDLGLTEIASQIGLHKSTVHRLLTTLEEKGFLIRNPATEKYRLGIRIWELSTHLPAFDEPAALLLPAMERLRDRLGETVSLYLRDGTERVRIQAVQSQQAIRRVAQIGARLPLSVGASSKVLAAYAPPEVQKALLEGQDWPSTVDRMVYAKQLKDITRLGYATSLEEREPGAAAVAVPIVGRSGNVVAALSLSGPVSRLSKETLIDYAAVLIEAAGEMGMMIP
- a CDS encoding amidase domain-containing protein; its protein translation is MMEQQWKQCLYLYVDQINRGRVEPRIELKHTAVNDPRFLMEQGERSRRLEEWYDARDIKPLRGETGVKVLRVVRETPSEVIAEISLHSALFYEKGGITHREDIVNSERLTFVHEGKTWEVASVERAVPERQAVRRPAADTFKRITDWDHEPMPLPQPLLNRSLLGGISGNREVLYNRQAAAAYADRWWQEGNPEFETFAVDCTNYVSQCLFAGGAPINYTGKRETGWWYKGYTGKQEWWSFSWTVSDSLQRYLSTGRSNGLRAEVVERPEQLMLGDVIQYDWDGNGQYQHSTIVTALDAGGMPLVNAHTVSSRHRYWDYRDSYAWNDRTVYRFFHIHDYL
- the acnA gene encoding aconitate hydratase AcnA, with amino-acid sequence MPSKDHFSLARNLESGGKTYRYYDLQSLEEQGLGDITSLPFSIKVLLEAAVRQFDGRAITEDHVKQLAGWAGGADRNKEIPFIPARIVLQDFTGVPVVVDLAAMRDTVKKAGGDPKTINPLVPVDLVIDHSVMVDAFGTADALDYNINVEFERNEERYRFLRWAQTAFNNFRAVPPSTGIVHQVNLEYLASVATTKTVDGETVVYPDSLVGTDSHTTMINGLGVVGWGVGGIEAEAGMLGQPLYFVTPDVVGFKLTGSLMEGATATDLALTVTQMLRKKGVVGKFVEFYGPGLANISLADRATVANMAPEYGATIGFFPVDDETLAYLRSTGRPDDLVALVENYYKAQGMFRTSDTPDPQFSDFIEMDLASVVPSLAGPKRPQDRIELTHMKENFEGIIRTPVDKGGYGLSDEKIAQTVDIQHKNGSSSKLRTGAVVIAAITSCTNTSNPSVMLGAGLLAKKAVERGLTKPGYVKSSLTPGSLVVTEYLEKANLLKPLEALGFYVAGYGCATCIGNSGPLPDEVSQAIIDNDMTVAAVISGNRNFEGRVHAQVKANYLASPPLVVAYALAGTVDIDLQTEPLGFDPQGEPVFLKDIWPSSAEIHAAISQSLSPEMFRRKYENVFTANERWNSIAVPEGELYEWDDNSTYIQNPPFFEHLADGLGDIENISNSRVLALLADSVTTDHISPAGNISASGPAGEYLRDHGVERADFNSYGSRRGNHEVMMRGTFANIRIRNAVAPGTEGGVTTFLPSEEVMSIYDASMLYQAAGQNLVVIAGKEYGTGSSRDWAAKGTLLLGVKAVIAESFERIHRSNLVGMGVLPLQFQEGHGWSSLGLTGRESFDITGLDNNVLPSQELTVTATREDGTKFDFPVIARLDSTVDIDYYRNGGILQTVLRQMLADATSTTEALPVD
- the fabI gene encoding enoyl-ACP reductase FabI, with protein sequence MGEMLTGKNIVVMGVANDRSIAWAIAQSLSDQGARLAFTYENERVESRVRKLAETLPGSIILPCDVTVDNDIDTLATELEERFGELHGIVHSIAFAKDEDLEGRFANTSRAGFALAHDISAYSLVAVAQRLHPLMTEGGSIITMTYMGSERVMRNYNVMGVAKAALEASVRYLASDLGPDNIRVNAISAGPIRTLAAKGISDFNSILRIVEEKAPLRRGTDTAEVGDTAMFLMSHLSRGITGEVIHVDGGYHIIGG
- a CDS encoding inositol monophosphatase family protein; translated protein: MNPINPTNPNGRTEREPYVVSGKGHTAVAINAAAKAGEWIKSRQGQVKDLGTKTSAQDLVTEVDKGVEQMIRRLVLTHYPDHTFLGEESVEPGAAAAAAALEEARENEYMWIVDPVDGTTNFVHGFPFYCVSIALVVRGEITVGVIYDPTRDEMFVAEKGKGAYMHGIPTAVSGETNLSDSLIAMGFPPDREFAQPVNMAGLQSILPQVRGVRAGGSAALHLAYVAAGRVDGYWEVGLNPWDCAAGVLLVLESGGKVSDTLGRPYDIGTRHIVASNGKIHEGLVSSLTSADATGYKL
- the uvsE gene encoding UV DNA damage repair endonuclease UvsE; translation: MIVRFGYVAMSTVIPDCSPSKTMTMASFNKIGDREAAVRRLESIGRMNLHNTHRLLRHNVGSDIKVYRLTSKLIPLATHPDLQDWNPFAALADAFQEVGSFIKKHGIRVSFHPDHFTVLSTPRPEVLSSSIRDLQHHTRMLKALDLPCTAKNNIHIGGAYGDKPSAAARFHEQFGNLPLELRERITLENDDKTFNAPETLAVCQGLGLPMVLDIHHQWVNNEGELPWELWEDIQKTWQSPLALTDVGPGEHLPPKIHVSSPRSPTDPRSHAEGVEPAPILAFLRRIAASTPAVDVMIEAKAKDGALFDLMEAMKELAEVGNGITLLDGASVNIDP